From a single Oncorhynchus tshawytscha isolate Ot180627B linkage group LG29, Otsh_v2.0, whole genome shotgun sequence genomic region:
- the LOC112228027 gene encoding E3 ubiquitin-protein ligase RNF152: METLSLSQDSILECQICFNYYSPRRRPKLLDCRHTCCSVCLTQMRSSQKEIRCPWCRGVTKLPAGFSVSQLPDDPDIITVIAIPHASEHTPVFIRLPSNGCYMLPLPVAKDRPLLPGELGCRFLPGGSGQQKVDVAVVAMPELQPLGLGMSLEGLEETERRGVGGGGGGGGKGSTWSGVCTVILVACVLLFLLGIVLHNMSCISKRFTVISCG; this comes from the coding sequence ATGgagactctgtctctctcgcagGACTCCATCTTGGAGTGTCAGATCTGTTTTAACTACTACAGCCCGCGGCGGAGGCCCAAGCTGCTGGACTGCAGACACACGTGCTGCTCCGTGTGCCTGACCCAGATGAGGTCCAGCCAGAAAGAGATCCGATGCCCCTGGTGCCGCGGCGTCACCAAACTCCCCGCCGGCTTTTCCGTATCCCAGCTCCCCGACGACCCCGACATCATCACCGTTATTGCCATTCCGCACGCCTCCGAGCACACGCCGGTCTTTATCCGCCTACCTAGCAACGGCTGCTACATGCTGCCCCTGCCTGTCGCCAAGGACAGGCCACTGTTACCCGGTGAACTGGGCTGCCGGTTCTTGCCAGGTGGCAGTGGGCAGCAGAAGGTGGATGTGGCGGTGGTGGCTATGCCTGAGTTGCAGCCCCTGGGTCTGGGGATGAGTCTCGAAGgcctggaggagacagagagaaggggagtcgggggaggtggtggtggaggggggaaGGGCTCCACGTGGTCCGGGGTGTGTACAGTAATCCTGGTAGCCTGcgtcctgctctttctcctgggAATCGTGCTCCACAACATGTCCTGTATCTCTAAACGCTTTACTGTCATCTCCTGCGGCTGA